Genomic window (Kwoniella botswanensis chromosome 1, complete sequence):
TCTTCTTCGGATCAGTCAAATCTTGCTGGACATTCCATTCCAAAGTTTCTGGGTCTTTACGAtcttcccaccatcatcacccatatcaaatatatcagcatgagtGGTTGTCAAGGACGACGATAGGGATAATGAAAGACTGATGTTCCAACTCGTAACAAACCGTCAGATCTACTCACAGATGGCAGCTGCGTCCAGTAATTTGGATTTTACCTCTTCTACTTTATCGGCACTGAATTCTAGGAATAACACTACTATGAATCCCATTTTTACGTTGCTTTGAAATTCCAGATGTGATTCGATGTATGAACTGGCTGTATCGAGTTGACTATCTATAAGGATGGATGTTGGTGTCGAGATCAACTCAGTGGATCACGTCTTATATACCTCTCACCACTCGTGTTATGACTCCGTCTCTCGtcatcacctccactccTCCACTTGTAGGTAGATCCCGCAAATGCCGGAGTGACACCCAAATCAaaaatcgattgatcagcatATGCATGCTCTTAACTACATATTGGGTAAACAAGATTACGAGTAAAAATACTTTACACGACTAAGCAAAATCAAGTATCGTCCATTCCAGTCTCCGGTGGTAGATGTGCCAAAGACAATCATCCGTTCATTTATCCCGGCTATCCTTTCATTATTGGTTTTACGAGTGTTTCGTACACTTACTCCCCTTTGAAAGGATCCGTAGGGATGTCAATCTTGTCGCATATATGTTGACATCGAAGTTGACATTGGTGGTATGCATTTAAGAGAGGGTCATTGAGCTTTCGTGACAAGTCGGATATGGGATCATAGTCTatactcatcatctgtgGACAACGAAAAGGTGATTTATCCTCCATCtgccaaatcatcatcgtagACATTCTCCTCCTACTGATTCTGAAATGAATGTGAAAGGCTATTGTTAAGCCCATCCAATCTCTCATAATCAATCAAAAGCAGAGTAAATTCGACAAAAGCCTAGACCCTCTGCATAATCTCAAAAACTAATCGCAACTACTGAAAATAATCAAGTGATCAATGATCCTGCGCACACAATATTATACTAAACCATCATAAACCTTACAGAACATCTCAAGAAAAATGCCAATATTAGGGTTTGGGGGAGAAGATGACGAGTCTacaacttcttctcccacACAGACTACCCgagaggatgacgatgacaaGACATCTTCTCAACGAACGACCAGTAAACCCACTAGCACTGGCtcaaaagatgaagacggAGACGACGAGCCTACCACCACCTCTAAACCCACATCCACTGCCAAGAAAaatgaggacgaggaagataaaCCGACGACTAGTACTAAACGTAAAGAGTTAGATGATGAGACATCTACATCGTCAAGTAAGACAAAGACCAAGACTAGTACAGATGAAAGTGCTTCTACTGGAGTGATGAGCGTTGCCAACGCGTGTATAAAGAATGGAACGGATAGTGATGAGTGTTTGGATGGGTATCAGCAGAATTCGGGATTGATAATATTCTGTGAGTGAACTTCTCTCACTCCTTGACGAAGGAGCGGGGTCGAGGACGCAGAGTGTGACCCATGGTAAACGTCGACGAATAGACGATCACTGATTGCCTTCGAATGTGGCGATAGGTGCAATAGCGGGGGCTTTGGTCATTATCGGATTGATATATTGGTTGATCAAACGAAGTAAGAGGAGAGCAAAGTTGGAGGGGATGATAAGTAAAGCATAGGCTAGGTAGGGAGGGAGTGGACGATGAACAAGATGCGCGATTATGAGTTACTgcaggatgaggatgaggatgttgaaaaTATGGTAGCGAGCAGCGAGCATAGAGGGTTTGAACATCACTTCAAACGACGTCTGAGATGCAGCCTATGTTGTATGCCAGGATTTGATTATTCCGTCCAATCGCTTCTGAATCGTTGACTGGTCACAATGCTTTATACCAATGTTTTTGTTCTCGCTTAAAGCATCACTCGTATGTGACCTGCGACAGATAAGAGCAGATCCCTTCCGCCAGTCGCGATCTCGGATATGACCGTTGGACTACCAGATGAGGTAATAAATCGcaatggagatgagatgagatgagaagcACCGAACGGATATTGATATCTCCGACTTTTGACTCGACTCTACGAGTATTTCAATCATTGTCACTCGATAATTCCTTTATATATAAAACAAACAAATGTGTATATAGATGAGTCCACTAGACCCGAATCCTCACCTTTCTTGATTCCGTATCTTACCTAAAATAGAAAGAGAGAATAGAAAATGGGAGATATCGAAACTGGTTCACCACTCCCTTCCGAGGTCCCTTCAACCTTAGCTACCGAAGGTGCCGAAGTGACTCCCAAATCTACCTCGAATGGTACGACGAATGGTACCCACGTAGAAAAAGGGTTCAGTCCAAGAGAATTTCTGAGTGATAGAGCCAAAGTCACCCAAATTGACGGTAGTAAGTTGTATCTAAGCTTATATCAACATACCTGTACGTTGGCTGATGAACATGTCGGTGATTTGTAGTTAGAGGGTTGATGGCTGTTGAAGGACCCGGTATTGTCTCGTTCGTAAGTCTCATCTCTCTGactctctcttcttgatttCCCAAGACTGTCGTTACTAATGGGTAGTCCTCTTTAGCTGTAAGTGGTCATCTCACTACGCCCACCTTGATGCCCACCTTCAAGTCGTCATGTTTTTTTCTACGTATGCGGACATCTCATAtcatgaagaggatgacaaGTCCTATCAAAATGAATAAATTGACATTGGCTATGGCTTATTTTCACCGTATCTATACGAATCCTTGGACGATCACTAACACCTATCATCAACCACAGCGCCGGTCGACCCAACCCCACTACCTTCCCATTCTCCTCTATaaccctcaacctcaaatcaCCCCTGGCAGACGCTCAagcaaaagaagaaagtataACTATCGATACCGAAGATTTGGATATCGCCTTGCAATACTCGCCATCGCCAGGTTTGGGTAAATTGGTAGATTGGGCTGTAGGATTGCAGTCTCAAGTGCATAATCGACAGAGGGATGGGAAATGGACGGTCAGTTTCGGAAGTGGAAGTCAGGATTTGAtgtccaaggtgagtgtatGGAATCAGAAGCTAGAGACAGGGGACCAGACATGAAAGATGGGATTTTGTCGTTCATATGAGAGGGGAAATGAACTGTAGACCCCTTAGCACAATATCGCTGTATCTCgtcaagatgaaatgatatcCTATCATTGTGATAGGCAAACTCAAGCTAATAGAATGGATATCAATAGGCATTCCACGCTTTGCTCAACCCTGGCGATCCAGTCTTACTCGAAACTCCAATTTATGCGGGTGTCTTACCACCTTTGAGAATCCTCAATGCCGAGATGATAGGTAAGTGCTAGCCAATCATCCGTCCTGCAAAGTGGAGCTGATCTTACTTGATGATCTCAGAGGTCGATGTCGACTCTCAGGGGCTGTCAGCTAAGAACCTCGAGAGGATCTTATCTACCTGGCCAGAGGGAAAAAAAAGGCCCAGGGTGTTATAGTGGGTCTTTCAGCCGGTACTCACTGATGGAACATAGCTGATGAACTGACAACAGTACTTCACCTACTGGATCTAACCCTTCTGGATGTTCTGCGCCAAGAGAGAGGAAATTGGAGGTATTGGAAGTATGCAAGAAGTACAATGTTATGATTTtcgagggtgagtgagaacTGTCCCATGACTTGTcagatcagatatcaatgCTGACATCATTTCCTGCCGCTGTCAAATCATTCAGATGACCCATATTGTACGTCACAGCTCAGTTAAAGATCGATTGTTCAATTATGAGtgtatgagctgatttttGCGACAGACTACCTTGCTACCGAGCTTATCCCAAGTTATTTTGAACTTGAAGCCGAAGTTTATCCTGAAGGAGGCCACGTTATCAGATTCGATTCTTTCTCCAAGCTTCTTTCGGCTGGTCTTCGATTGGTGagtcatgtcatgtcatttAACTTATTGGACTATATACTGATGAGTCATGCCAATGTAGGGTTTCGCAACTGGACCTAAAGAGATTACCCAGGCCATCGACGTTCTCACCGCCGGAGCTAACTTGCATACTAGTGGTGTTTCCCAAGCTGTTACTTTAAGGTTGATGCAACATTGTGAGTAACACAACTTTCACACTCGAGGATTCTACTGATTTCTGGACGTCACGTATAGGGGGTATCGACGGATTCCTCGCTCACGGTCGATCCGTAGCTAAACTGTATGCCGAACGAAGAGCAGAGTTCGAAGCTATTGCGCACAAGTATCTTGACGGACTGGCAACTTGGGTATCACCCGTTGCGGGTATGTTCCTATGGGTGGACCTATCACCATCAGGTATAAAGGATAGTTACGATTTAATCAGACATGAGGCTTTGGCGAAAGGTGTGCTAGGTGTACCTGGTATGGCGTGAGTATGAGCAAAAGAAACCATTCACAGCACGATGGATTCGTTATTGACATTATGTTTGTTTTTCGTACAGCTTTTACCCCTCTGGTAGAAAATCGCCCAATGTGAGATTATCATTCTCgattgttgatcttgatcaagATACCGAATTGGGTTTCGCAAGGTTGGCAGAGGCGATCAAGGATAAACAGAAAGCCTTGGGATTGGCTTAGAACGAATAGACAAGATCAGATATTATGGGGAGTCTTGCTTCTGGACCGGACGCTGCTTCGTTCACAAGGAGTTGATCAGGTGATCAATTGTAAGATGTTGAAATGTCTGTTTTAGTATAAGAAGCAAAGGAAAAGGACGATTCACGGTAATGTTTGTAAATAGGAATTAAAAATCAGGTTATGGAATAGATCATCATAGAGACAAGATATAACGTGATATATCAAATGGAGTGACCACCTGATCAACTGGACTAGGAATTCTTCTAATGAACCTCTGAGGGTCCATAAGAGCATAATGCATAGTATCGCATGTTGTTTGGAGGTGTTCGTTTGATCATACTGTACACTCCTATTCATACACCTCAATCACATCACAGCCACTAGTACTTTCCACTCCATCTGTTGTCCTTTATCTAAAAAGGCAATACACTTCCTGCACCTCTTAAAGCCATTTGTCCTCCAAACCTCAACGTCGTTATACCCCCAGGGAAATACGCTGCCAAATAAGATAGAAGAGCGATAACCTGGATGATAGCTGCTATTAACGTTCCGATGGTGGATCGTATACCGATAGCGAAGAATAGGGTAAGAGCGAGTGAGCCGAAATATGCTAGGGAGAAGGGAAGTCGTTCAGGTGATAAGATATGTTTGAGATCTAGAGAACAAAACAAATAGAAAATGTTTAGTTCATGTCTTGTTGAAAGGTTGAGGGGTTGATGGTGACGTACGATTCCATGGACCATGTAAGATTGCGAAACCTAACATGAATAAACAACTTCCTAGGGTGAATGCTAATGCGAATTTACGTGGTTTTATGGCGactatatataacatatatagatataatCAATTAGTCTAACTAACCAGAACGAGGACGAGATTGAATGTGAAATAGTACACTCACGTATAGGTAAGAATAAAAAGGCTACACCGAAACATGCTATACCACCTGCACAGCACGCTAAAAAACCTAGGAATCTATTCGAAATACGTCAGTCAAAACTCTTCAGAAATCTGGTCCAGAGAGCGATAACTAACCTTTCCCACCGCTATTTCGACCAACGAACCATACCCCATCGAAATCAGCTCCGACAATCTTAAATTGGAGAAGCGAGACGACCCACCGATAAAGCAAAGTAAGCTTCCTCCTCCTGACTCCTCCCCTCGTTCCTTAGCGGTATATACCCACTCATACTATTCCATACCCTCCCCAGGGGATTGCTTCCTTCCTGCTGCGAGGCAGAACGCTGCGAATCATCTTGAACGGAGTTGGCCCATCGAAATCCTGATAGTTGAGATCGGAATGATTGTTGCGCGGAGGCGGACATGGTGGGGAGTAGGTTTGTTGCTGTGAATGTATGTATGGGATATGTGATGGGATGTGATTAGCAGGAAGAGACATAACGCTACATAAGGAGGAATGGTTGAACTTGCTCGGGCGTTGCTGTACTTCGAGACTGACGGTGCAGCTATGCCGAGAGCAAAGAGCCACGacaatatgatatcgatTACAATCTGCATTACAAAGGTGTCATAATGGTAAATTGATCCCGCTAATGAGACATGAGATTGGTGAGTAGCCAATACCCGATGGATGATTCGACGATCATGACGTTGGCCGTTTTCGACTAGACTTTTCGAACttttcaagatcaaccaaCACTCATCCCTATATATCTCGtattcatcgttgatcaactcatcagcatcataaTCCGTCTGGCTTCTACTTCCCGAGGGTCTGTCATAGGGGCAATCGGAATAGGACTGTCTTCTCCAAAATGATCTTTCAACGACCGATGACAGCTCTTGCTCGTCCGTCAAATCTCATCGCATCGACATCCAGGATCGGGTTTAGGAGATCGTTAGCCAGTGTTAGAGATGTTCCCATCGCGAGCAAGAAACCGTGAGTCAGCTATCATCTGCTATTGCGGGAtccaagctgatatcgtaTCCACATATGCAGACCGACAGGTTAGTCTGATTCTTCATCGTAGCTAAAGCGAATCGCCACCTGACTTGATATGTTGTAGCTGTcgtgatgatgaatatgggTGGACCATCGACCGTGAGTATGCTCATAATACCGGATCTTTCACATTCagctatctcttcttcaccgatTTGTTCTATTAGATTGCATTGCGCAACCAGTGGACGATTTTTTTTGAGATAAATCACATATACTGACTCATACCGTTGCCTCCAATTTCTACCAGATCCCCGAAGTGCACGATTTCCTATCCCGTCTATTCCACGATCACGACCTTATCCCCCTCCCATTCCAATCCGTTCTCGCTCCAATTATCGCCAAACGACGTACCCCCCAGATCGAAAAACAATATACCGACATAGGCGGGGGATCGCCAATCCTCAAATGGACCAAAATACAAGGAGAGGAGATGTGTAAATTGCTTGATGAGCTTAACCCCGAAACCGCACCTCACAAACCCTACGTCGCTTTTAGGTATGCTAAACCTTTAACTGAAGATTGTTTAGAAGAGATGCAGAAGGATGGAGTGACAAGGGCTATAGCGTTCACTCAGTATCCCCAGTATAGTTGTTCGACGACCGGAAGTAGTTTGAATGAACTTTTCAGGATAGCGAGGAAAGATGGGTATGGAGATAAGGGGTCGGTAGAGTGGAGTGTGCTGGATAGGTGGCCCACAAATGAGGGGTTggtagaggtgagttgacttgtTATGTGGCTAGATCTAGATCGAGATTTGAGGAACGGCGGGATGTTGGATAACCTTCGCAGATAACATGGATTTAGAGGCTGTAGAGGAGGATTACGTGGCTCTTGACAATCCGGTTGACTGacctcattctcattgtcATGATTAGGCATTCGCACACAACGTGAAAACTGCCTTGCAGCAGTATCccgaagaaaggagaaaagacGTCGTGATCATGTTTTCAGCTCATTCTTTACCCCTTGAGATTGTCAAGTGAGTACGAAATCATCTTTACTATCGTGAGATGGATGGCTTGGACACATGCTAATATGTATACTCTCGCAGCCGAGGTGATCCATATACCGCTGAGGTAGCAGCGACAGTCCACGCAGTGATGACCAAGCTGAACTTTTCCAACCCGTGAGTTTCATGTCAATGTTTCTATAAGGGAATGATCGTGCATAGACTGATCGCCCGATGTATGATTTCTAACATCAGATACCGTCTCACTTGGCAATCGAAGGTCGGACCTAAAGCATGGCAAGGTCCTCAGACCGCTTCTGCTATAGAAGGATTCGCCAAGATAGGTAAAAAAGATATATGTCTGGTACCGATCGCATTTACAAGTGATCATATCGAAACGCTCTATGAGCTGGATATCGAGGTACAAGAGGaggctgagaaggtgagtgtatATACGATTCCAAACTTCATCCGATTATCTTGTTCCTGTTGCTAAAAGCTGACTTGCGAGATTATGCTTAGCTCGGCGTACACTTAACTCGAGCATCATCCCTGAACGACTCTCCAATATTCATTCGAGCGATTGCAGATCTCGTATCTAACCACTTGAAAGATTTCCAACAGGGTAAAATCGGTCCGACTGGTCAACAGTTGTTATTGCGTTGTCCGGGATGTACCAACCCCAAGTGCGGTAAGACGAAGGAATGGTTATCTACGGGTGGAGTTGGTCTAGCTGCTTAAGCCGCATGATCATTGAGAATATCATGACTTGCTAGTGTAATGTAGATGCAGATCCGATCATTTATACAACAACTCATCAATGCATTTATATCATAATATCATTACAACACGCTcaattcctttctttcttcttgtacATCAGGATTACCATCTTCGTTTTCAATCTTGAGCTTTTCCAACTCCTTCCCCAACTGCTTTTCGATACCCAGCCAATCTGATCTGTTGAGTGACAGTAAAGCTTTGTAGTAGAATGCTAACTTCCTGGGAACTGCTCCACCAGGTTTTGGAATACTGTACAAT
Coding sequences:
- a CDS encoding ferrochelatase, yielding MGGPSTIPEVHDFLSRLFHDHDLIPLPFQSVLAPIIAKRRTPQIEKQYTDIGGGSPILKWTKIQGEEMCKLLDELNPETAPHKPYVAFRYAKPLTEDCLEEMQKDGVTRAIAFTQYPQYSCSTTGSSLNELFRIARKDGYGDKGSVEWSVLDRWPTNEGLVEAFAHNVKTALQQYPEERRKDVVIMFSAHSLPLEIVNRGDPYTAEVAATVHAVMTKLNFSNPYRLTWQSKVGPKAWQGPQTASAIEGFAKIGKKDICLVPIAFTSDHIETLYELDIEVQEEAEKLGVHLTRASSLNDSPIFIRAIADLVSNHLKDFQQGKIGPTGQQLLLRCPGCTNPKCGKTKEWLSTGGVGLAA